AGACCATTAGCTCGATCCTCAACTGGTATCTGATTTAACACCTCCTTCGAACTGGACAAGAATTTATGCAAATGCAAACCACCCTTACTACAAAGCTGTTTACCCCGATCAATTAAACTGATTGCATCCCTGACCGAAGGTACCGACTTTAATCCGTCATCAACGTAGAAGTCTCGCTTAATAAAGCTTGCAACATCAGAACCGAATTCAACTTCATAATCAGAAGCAACCTGTTTTAGAGCAAAGTTTGCACACCCTGGAGATGACACGGCTCCAAATAAATGGACAGTCATGCGATACTCCTCAACAATATCTCCAACGTTACCGTCCTTCCACcacaaaaatcttaaaaaatcccTATGTTCTTGATTGACCTTGAACTGGTGGAACATCTGCTGGATATCACATGTGAAGGGTACAGCTTCCTTCCTAAACCGGCAAAGAACTCCAATCAAGTTGCTCGTTAGGTCTGGTCCCTGTAGTAGATGGCTGTTTAGAGATTTGTTCTTATACTGTGCACTGCAGTCAAATACCACTCTAATCTTGTCAGGTTTTTGTGGGTGGTACACCCCATGGTGTGGTATGTACCATACTCTGCCATCCTGGCGTTCCATGTCATCTTCTGGGATTTTCTCCGCATGCCCATTCCTTATCATGTCCTTAATGAATGTGGTATACCTTGTTCGGTACAGATCATCTCTGGTGAACCTTGTTCGCAGTTGTCCAAGGCGATGAAGAGCTAAAGATTTATTGTTTGGCAGGTGGGGGACACCACCTCTGAATGGTAACGGCATCTCATAATGTCCATCCGCTATGTGAATGCCTTCTCGCAGTAATGAAATAAACTGTTGGTCTTCTCGTGAAAAGGGGGTCTTTGAAGATTTTTCGCATTCACTGAAATCTAGCTCCATCATTCTCGCAATCTCACTCGGATTCACGACCTCTTTTACACTATTACGGAAAGATAAGACAGTCTGAGTCGGTCCAACAACCAAGTCAGAAGGTACTTCACATGATACAACACGATGGCTTACGCCAATCTCATCGTCACAACTGTGAACACCATCAGAGCCTACAATACCAACAATACCCCAGCCCAAGTCTGTTCTCTGAGCATAAGGACCTTCGCCAACTGGGGCAATTATCTCGCGAGGAAGAAGGGCTCTTGAACAATCATAACCGATAAGAAGGCCTACTTCACAATTACCCACAGGCATTAGCTTGTCCGCAATAAGCTCCAAATATGACCATTTCTTAGCAATCTGGGGAGACGGAATATGTGATCTGTTGGCAGGCATAATATTCCTGGTGTACGCAGTAGGAATATCTAAACGCAAGTCACTGTCAAACCCACGAACAACCAAGTTTTTAACCTTTTCACTGGAGACAGTTCGGTTTTCAGCATGCATGGTAGAAAGCATAAGTTTCACCTCTGTGCCTGTAATACCAAGTTCTTGACATGTATGACTGAGAATAAAAGAGGTGTCAGATTGTGTATCAAGAAGCGCATAAACCAATCTCTCTTTGTTTGGATTATCCATGTGGGACACATATACTGGAACTATCATAGAACATTTGAGACATAAACCTGTATCGGTTGAAAAAGAAGCACTAGAGTGAGATTTAACATGTTCTAGAAACTGACCCTTTCCAATCTGTCTGCCGCTGGAGTTACCTCTTGAACCACAAACTGGGTTTTCTCGCTTCGGTATGTCACCGTGTAACGATGTTGGGTGAAATTTAGAGCATGTTTTACATTGTTTCCTGTGCTTACAAGATTTCGAAACATGGTTTGGGTTAAAACAAGCAAAACATAAACTGTTTTCCTTAACATAGGCTTTCCTTCCATCTAAAGACTTAGCAGTAAATTGTGAACATTCATCTAAGTCATGACTTCCCTTACAAAGGTGACAACTGACCTTGTTTGAACTTACAGAGGTGCTAGAGTGTGTCGAGTTTGTTTCAGTCAAATGAGAATGACCTCTTATAGGGGGTCGGGGTCTTCTGCTGCTGTCAGGTTTAGGACGCCTGTCTGGCTTCTCTGGTTCTGGGATACCTTGGTCACCTTTTAACGATTGCAGAGATGTGATAGGGTCACAGGCAATTTTGGCTTCACTAACAATGAACTTAACAAATTCAGAGAAAGGTGGGAATGAATTATTCTGATCCTTCCATTTTACAACTGAGCGGTTCCAACGTGTGACAACCCAATCAGGCAGCTTAAGCAACAACTTCCTATTCTCTCGATCATCATCAAGACACCGGAGACTGCCAATAGAACGTACAGCAGTATCACACAAGACCTTAAGACCTTGACCGTCCCTCGGAGCTATTTTGGgccatttttcaagtttttcccgaAACGCATTGGCCAAAACATAGGGATCGCCATATCTTTCGTCAAGAAGCTTTTTAGCCTCATCATAGGAATCGCTGGAAGTCAACAGGAAATAATTCTCAACTACCTCTCTAACTGGACCACCAATGTATTTCTTGAGATAATAGATTTTTTCAGCAGAAGAGATATGCCTTTCTTCAATCAAGGTATGGAAGGCCACTTTCCATCCAGGGTATTTCAAGGGATCACCGAAAAATATTCCGGGTTCAGGTGGAGGAAGTCTATTAAGACTTACTTGTTCAGCTAAAGATTTTGCTAGTTCCATGAAACCTTTCTCTAAAGGTTCCTCAGCCCTTTTATTTCCTAACACATCATTACTTGCATTACTTGCATGCAATTCTTAGGGTGACTGTTGTAGGTTGTGTGCATCATCATTGTGAGACAACACTACATTTTGTAGTAAGTTCACAGGTGTAAAAGGGTTTACATCAGGGTTCAGAGCTGCAGCAGGAGTTGAATTGACAAAGGATGGGGGTGGAGCATTAACTTGGGATGCTGGTGTATTATAATGCGAGTGTGTTTCAACATATGTTTGGACGTACTCAGATTTGTCTTGTTCTGGTAGAGGTAACCTTTGGCCTGTCTCAAAGTCTGACCTTTGGTCGTCAGCTAAACGATCTATAGCTTGTAACCTTGCTCTTGCTATTTCTAGCTTCTTAATTGTTGCAATTCTTTCAAGGTGAGCACGCGACTGAGCTTCCGCATCTATGTACTTAAGTTTTGCCTTTAAGGCAGCAGCCTCGGCTGCATGACTTGACTTCCTACTAGAATTAGAGTTATAAGACTGTCTAGACCTATGGCTTTTGAAGGAACGCATTGATCGCGAGTCAACATCGGTTTGCAGCACTGAGATTCTCTCGGATAACCTGCACATAATCTCCTGATGCTCCATTTCTATTTTTTCCAATGTCTCGGAGTCAGAGATTCCGGAACTATCATCAACGATTAAATAATTTAGCTTATCAAAGGCCGAACTTAACTCTTCGAAGGCATTTTCAAGACATGTTCTCTCGTGATGCCtcaaaaatttataataatactgaAATATAATAATAGCACTAATAACAGTACTAATTCAAAGCACTAAAGGCACTAAACATGTGTGGCTGGGCATTCCCTGCCTACACAAACACAAATCAGTTAATAATGATCAAAATTTCTTTAGTCATGTAAAAGGTTTCACACCACAAATAATTATCGATatgacactaacagctgaaacaCAGTACTTAACACAGGCGTATTTACGAGCATTCTCGTAATATTGTTCTGCAAAGCGACTTTAACCAGGACTTGGCTAGTCTTGGAGATGGATGAACTCCGTCCACTAAAAGGTTGAAGTTCCACGAATATCTTGCTTTGCGGTTTTTCCCTTTACGGCTTCTCACAAGATCTTGATTTAATCTTGGGGAATTTGCACCGGACTGGCAGTTCAATTCATCGATATAGTTGTTTATCTCATTGATGTAGTCGGTAAGTTGTCTGTCATCATTTTTGTAAACTTGCGCGTTAGGATGACCTTTCAAATTGTTCCACTTTTCAATGGAATAGTATGCACATGTACAAAATTGACCTTTAAATCTGGATATCTGTGTGTGAGATCTTTGAACTTCTGGAGAttgcaatatattacaaataaacttcttcagcaaggctaccgttattacaaattgcgtaaatattttactaaattttataatcgtaattctgatttagttttaaaattcaatagtaatttaaagacacttctgcgagaaggtatttctaaacccattttttatggggatgtggtttacaaacttcgtaagatcttgggtcatggtaattttccaaatgtatttgaaaagattatcaaacgttttattaaaagaggttacgacccaactgtgttgagacataccgcatgtttagtgttcaacccgtttacagttggacactacgcttccctctttgattgcgtctgacggaagagggggaggactctatgatgagcagtttttaaatcctaccaggactgaactgttttgataattgtcttctggcctgtttcgtcgggcccttaagggtgtttctcttgttgctctgtcttctgaaaaggcattgagtacatacgtttttggttcttaaggtttgctttttatatatttatacacgagcatttttgtgttttacatgccatgcctttttgtttccattacgtgtgttagagattcacctggaggggattacttttatttacactgtcccatgtctttggaacatggtgggggtaagagtgaggttgggtgcgcaccataaaccggtttaagctccccagtggtgtttttgccactgaccgttccaaggcggtgccccactgtgttcctttgtttgttcgttttgtccttttgtgttgactttgtgtccgcgcgtgtgtgtatgcttattgttcgtcttgtccttatgtgtttgctttgagtgtatgtgtgtgtgtgttgttcgttttgtcctgatgtgtaagctttgagtgtgtgtgtgtgtggtgcacgcgtttgcgtgctgggggttcgttttgaggaggctgcgcttttggtgcgtggcattccctgtttgatatttttctttgtttttcagggCTGGAAGTGGGTTGTCTTTCAAGTAAATAAATTTCTGATCTTTTCGAGTTAAGTCACAAGTGCCCAACCAGATGTAGATTgcaattcttttgtattttttcaaaaggtCTGTAATGTTGCGGTCCAGCCAAATGAATCTTTCGGAAGAATTTGCACCACCTTTGTGCAGCCAAAGAATTTGTTCTTcgtgtgaaatatttttatcaacagataatttcagatattttcCTTTGCTATCGCTCAGCACAATCGGCTTCCTGGATAGTTCATGATGTGTGATATCTGTTGATGTGCTGGCTTGTTCAATGTTCTTTTTTAATCTGTTATCACTCATGAAGTTAACAAAGATGTACTGTAACTGCAAAGGGGGTATGACTCACCGGATGAATTTGTCTATTGCCAAACAATTTTCACTCCACGGATGCCAAAATTCACAGACGAGATTTCACAAGAGTTTAACTTCCCCAACCTGTAGAGTTTTCACTGTGGCGACCAGTCGTCTTTTCTTATGGGACTAAAGAATGACGCGCAGCCTGGCCGGATACAATAACAAAGGCAAAGTCAACACTGGGAGCAGTTCAACGTTTATTAGATCAGTAGTGTTCAGACGATAACGATGCTCACTATGCTGACAATCACAATGCTCACGTGAAAACTGTAAAACTGTCAAGTTTCAGCACCAAATAAATGCGAAATATTTGCATTGAAATTCGATGATTCCATAATAAATCAGTAAAATATTGATACACAACAATACAGTGTTAGAAATAATGACTAAATAACATCACAAACCTCTTTGCCCCTATGGAAAACTCTACTAAATTAACCAAATTGGCTTTCTTTTCTTTTCCCCCCGAAAACGTAAAATGGACGTTACAAAAGGCGTCAAATAACCAAAGGGCGATAATAACGTTCGTCTTAAAGGATTCGTACATCTAAGCATTCGACCCAATCGGGTACGAACCTGACCgcattaacatattttatttgtcaaaatcctTCAACAGAGAACGCTTCAGTCAGAACTTATTTTTTCTACCATACTGCCAAATAATCTTGTATCTTCAAAAGCTCAGGGTACTTGTAtttaataatttcagaaaaaatgtataaagCTGCCATTCtgcttcaaaatggaatattgttagtaaaaaaaacaacacaacaatatTTAACAATATCATTATCATATCGACAACGTTTGCAGCGTAGCCTGTACCGGGTATGTTTGTGTTCCATTACGTATTCATTTCAAACAGTCCATTTTGTAAATACTGTATAACCATTTTGACATACTAACCATATCAATGTCAATGTAAAAGAATTTTTCCATTTGATTACACTGTTTTGTCATCgtctttaaaacattaaaattcctatatattaatttgtaataaaataaatgtacaacgCTGCAAATTTGCACATGTCTTTGCTATAGTATATGCCGTATTTGtgctattttatttaaaagtatataaGATTTACACATATAAGGCAAAAGGTGATTTTCAGACTTACAATGTTGATTGATACGGGTCCTAgtttcaagaaaccacaattttgtcttttaaatgcattACACACGTGAAAAAGATAtaatagtctgcctatatatccagaaaagtggcctagaaattgcctttgatggcattttttgttaatgcccgacagccatgttcattgttaactttataaaaattggaaaagtttcagggggctgtcgccttctaagggtcatagtaaggtcacagcacaaggtcaaaggtcaatgggtgcatttttgttataaacgtcagattttcgcgatttttgctaccttttaatataaacttgtaatttttcggtgataattatgaatttgagaagtaaataaattacttcgtgtagatttattgcatttgaaactggcaaaattcaaaacgactagagttatttctatagaatgactGAGCTTAATTTTTCGTatgctctgatattttgttcatttataaaagctatctttttcatgtttgatatttaaaacttccattttcaggctaacactttttaaaaaggctaTTTGATTGCttgtatgattgtctgtatgaacagtacaggtagaaaagttctatggcgcgtattataaaactggtacagttaaacttcgtttgctcaaattAGGATTATTCGCCTACTACTCTTGGCTCGAAATCATTGTCAGGTCAATATTACGTTAacttcacgttggcttgtactactgatatctcgaatacattttgcttgtcccgtcgagcactagcgaacatagtttgactgtaataactattgacagatctaaagattctttcggaagcatagaactgaAGGAAGTAAAATAgtaaactcggtttgattaagtctgtatgatagtatgaaatgtgcaaattctctcaagcattacctAAAATGGATTATGCTGtcaattaaaaatatattccagtggtttacgcatgtgctgtagtaatttcaggaatgcgtgggcgtttagaaataccatctatgtacaaaaagtaagcgatagcaaagtttgaatatagatattagataaccgcaaatgttatgatgtttttattttcatttcatgagcatgaaaatggtactcaacatatttttgagctaaaaaatatttctttgcacattaacattagaCTATAATAAAGACTGGTAACCGCacttcaagtgttttcaatatctacaattttgtaactaccagtgtttgtttatgttggttctattAATGTCACACTCAAAAAGGCTTAATgattgtcagtgaatttgaaagtatatcgaatattattagtattatctttatgactgtgaatataggggtaagcatgtttgtttgcctgttacaacgcctttagatttccgagtatttggttggtgatagaaccgggtaGAGCAATTTATcaatgtatcacaaaggaatctatgttataaaatgaaacaaatgtgagtACAAGCTACAgacgtcttagcctgacatattcaatcgacagtatttgtttattataaatttatcgttttgaatttcaaatctcttcttcatgttCAGACTTCTCATCatgaagaaagttatttttacacattgtatATCTCTAAGTTACTATCGAACCGCCataattcatcattttgattagctgaaccatcatctgtcagtaatcatgaagataccgaaaggtatattttcaatatttcactgaatctaCCTTAATTTTGCTATTATGATCAATCTAAAGCaacctttctgatgtttttatatctttatttttacattttaatttgtaaaacaaatgaatgactaatgtttcagtgtcaagatactAGCTTTCTTTTCACAATGTAATCAAAGACATCCTGTTTTatgatctgattcgttttcaactgtTGTTTCGAACAGGAAGTGAGAGTGTGGAAGCAAAGCCAAAAATTATAAGATTCGAAaaagaaatagcgtgctgaattttcagaacaaaataacgcaaatatcgcattaagagcttcgtcaatagttcttgaaatgttctactttattaaattacaaatacataaaatatgatgataaatgtctgaccgttagtaaaaaaggaaacaaattacagcaaatcaaagatATGAAGTATAGAGTAACTAGTTGAATTCCCACAGacctgttctgttttgtttattaccgtGCATGTTCTGTGTACACCTATATTGTGACctatgtttcagttattccccAAAATGGTCCCATTTAACaatcaccgcgtggacaaattaacataaatatatatcatataatgaattatcaccagtattgaaGTGATTACTTTAGGAGCTGGAGAAGcattccatatatgtaaatgttactttcaacagtatctcagtcatgtaacggcggtcaattaacctaatcagtgtttctggagtctctacaagtattagccttttccccgcaagtaactgccaacttttcaatacgattcagaaatggaggacgaaattactccttacaatgtctattatcaaattatcatggagaacatacacctctttTGGGGATcaaacttacgaccccgcgatccttagatctgcccTCTCCTTATTTAGCTAAAATACTTGGTTTTACTttcatgacagtaaagtgattttaactgtttatgtgagaatttttatatatttatatgtaattcattttcgttGTAGTCTTCCTCCACAAAACCAACCATATTTTCCCTTTcgcacacatttatcaaaaggtgtacaatgtgtaaataatcttttgatggtcagttcaaagcttaaattcaaattttattgctacctgactcttgtttttatctttgccaaattttgacagatttgaatgaaaattagacacattgtttaatgagtAGTTaagttaaataaacataacagtgATATCAACCCTGCGTACATTCATTGAGCCatatgacagttcaaataaggtaacctaaaaataaaacgtcacagAATGGATGCAACTTGGTGTTGGTTTCTATGTGGAAAGTACTCCCATCTGcagtattaaacaattttgtctttAACTGGTGTCATAATTGACatcacaaacctgatataaaattaacatgttcatactgaaaatattgacggatgttttATTTCATCTAAACATagctgaacattcagaatatgatactttgaatttctgctgtgacgaatttactaattatgtgacttttaattcaaaggttaccttattgttacccttacggttaaatgaatataattcaggCTATGgtcgtttttatgtttttttaaataaaataatcattaaacattgtgtagaacatcattcaaatctgtcacaatttggcgataaaagaaa
This is a stretch of genomic DNA from Mercenaria mercenaria strain notata chromosome 4, MADL_Memer_1, whole genome shotgun sequence. It encodes these proteins:
- the LOC123532323 gene encoding uncharacterized protein LOC123532323; this translates as MELAKSLAEQVSLNRLPPPEPGIFFGDPLKYPGWKVAFHTLIEERHISSAEKIYYLKKYIGGPVREVVENYFLLTSSDSYDEAKKLLDERYGDPYVLANAFREKLEKWPKIAPRDGQGLKVLCDTAVRSIGSLRCLDDDRENRKLLLKLPDWVVTRWNRSVVKWKDQNNSFPPFSEFVKFIVSEAKIACDPITSLQSLKGDQGIPEPEKPDRRPKPDSSRRPRPPIRGHSHLTETNSTHSSTSVSSNKVSCHLCKGSHDLDECSQFTAKSLDGRKAYVKENSLCFACFNPNHVSKSCKHRKQCKTCSKFHPTSLHGDIPKRENPVCGSRGNSSGRQIGKGQFLEHVKSHSSASFSTDTGLCLKCSMIVPVYVSHMDNPNKERLVYALLDTQSDTSFILSHTCQELGITGTEVKLMLSTMHAENRTVSSEKVKNLVVRGFDSDLRLDIPTAYTRNIMPANRSHIPSPQIAKKWSYLELIADKLMPVGNCEVGLLIGYDCSRALLPREIIAPVGEGPYAQRTDLGWGIVGIVGSDGVHSCDDEIGVSHRVVSCEVPSDLVVGPTQTVLSFRNSVKEVVNPSEIARMMELDFSECEKSSKTPFSREDQQFISLLREGIHIADGHYEMPLPFRGGVPHLPNNKSLALHRLGQLRTRFTRDDLYRTRYTTFIKDMIRNGHAEKIPEDDMERQDGRVWYIPHHGVYHPQKPDKIRVVFDCSAQYKNKSLNSHLLQGPDLTSNLIGVLCRFRKEAVPFTCDIQQMFHQFKVNQEHRDFLRFLWWKDGNVGDIVEEYRMTVHLFGAVSSPGCANFALKQVASDYEVEFGSDVASFIKRDFYVDDGLKSVPSVRDAISLIDRGKQLCSKGGLHLHKFLSSSKEVLNQIPVEDRANGLRNTDLLRDDLPIERALGIQWCVESDTFQFRITLKDKPFSRRGVLSTLGSVYNPLGFLAPVILIGKQLLQQMCKDQTDWDSSLVQNSYGSQTYHT